GACGTGAGTCGAAATCGATTACAATTCCTCAGCGACCCGATCGAGGGCGCCGTGGTAGGTGAATTCAACAGTAGTAACGACGGCGCGTCGACGGAAGCCTTCATGGGTGCAGTCGCCGATATCGGTGGATCCATCGGAATATCCGCCGAGTTTGCTGTCATTCGTGATTCTTGATTGCGAATGAAGCGCGAAATGATATTCTGTTTGCTTGACCGCTAGAAAGAAAAGGTCTTATGAGAAACAACATCAGTGCACAGGAACCACTCTTTTAGCTCACAATCAGCAACGCAACATCCACTGATTTTCCTATGAGAGTAGTGACAGAGAAAATGCCGCAAATCTTCGTTGGATTCAGAAAACTGATTATTGTGATGATAGAGCCAACGGCATCATGTAATTGTAAATGCTTGTGTACATCTATCTCGATCATCCGCCTGTTGCCAACGGCTTCGGATTTCCAGCTACCGGCAGGAAGCACCGAAAGTAAGAATTTCGGCGTTCCGATATTCCCGGAAATGTGAGACGCCGAACATATCTTTGATTTCCCATCACGTCGTCGATAAAACGATTTGTCGAttggcttgactgtgagtggcTCAGTGGTATGACTGGTGAATAGCGGTGAATGCATACACTTTCAGTTAATGTTATCGTGTCATCCTTTTATTCTCGTTGCCCTTGATGATAGATAATATTGATTTGCAATGAGAATCGTGGTATGAAATTCGTAATCCAGTCGAACGTCTCCAAAGTGTCGCAGTCAGTCGGATTTGGCACAATTAAGGTCTCCGGGTCTTGTTACCTTCGCCATTGACTGTGTGACATGTACGTTTCCAAGGTCGTCACTCCCGTCACGCTTCGCGCTTGAGATCACGTGATAACCCGACCGAAAAGCCATCTAACCGGTATGTACCGTACCCTCTACACTTTTTGCATCCTTTCCCGTTACCTCTGTCTCCCTCCCCAAACTCCCGAGGTGAATTCTTTCAGCTCTCTTGCATCTTACTCCTCAACATGCCAGTAAACGAAGACTTACGGCGCGAACGCGCGCGAGCGACTTTTGATGTAAAGCAACTCACTCACATGCTTGATGGGGGTTCCGATCGGACAGCCCGTCGCCGTCAATTGCAAGCCATCATTGAGCGTGATCCCACCGGGATTTTTTCAAACGACGATAACGCTTATTTGCATCGAACTGATCGTCATGTTCGTGGATTGGCCAAACATGTACGCATGGTGGAACTTTGTCGGACACTCGGTATTGGAGACAAATACGACGGACAGGTAGTCATGGATCCGGATTTTCCAGTCCTCTTGGCAGCGCTGGCGGATGATTTACCGACGGCGCTCCATTGGATCATGTTTGTCCCCAACATTGTCTCTTTATGCGACGAAGAACAGCAACGCGCCTGGTTACCGCTTTGTCGGGATTGGAAAATGATTGGATGCTACGCTCAAACCGAACTCGGACACGGATCCAACGTGCGGGCCCTCGAAACTACAGCAACGTTCGTGTCGGAAGATCAAGACGGCACAAAGGGCGGCTCGTTCGTTATCAATTCGCCGACGATCACATCAGCCAAGTTTTGGCCCGGAACCCTGGGAAGGACGGCAAATCACGCTATGGTGATTGCCCGGCTTATCGACGGCCACGGTAAAGATCAAGGCATGCACAATTTTTTGGTACCCTTACGTTCAATGAAAGATCACAAGCTGCTACCAGGAGTCAAGTCGGGTGACATTGGACCCAAGATTGGTAGGTTGGTGGAGACGATTTGATGGATGGGAATGCGTGCGTACAGTTACAGCAATTCAtcgttgttttgttttcaatAGGGTACAACGTGATGGACAACGGTTTTGCTCAATTCGATAACGTTAAAATACCACGTCGAAAGTAAGTCTTTCTGAAAATCAAGAAAGTTTTGTGGCGTTTTGCTTTCGCTAACCATAATTTGTGTTAGCATGGCCATGCGATTCGCACATGTCGACGAACGTGGCCGTTACTCCAAAAAAAGCGTCTCGGCTGCGGCCTCAAAAATCTCGTACATTACTATGATGCAAGTCCGGGCGCACATATGCAACGAAGCGGGTAAAAACTTGGCAGTAGCCTGTACGATTGTCACCCGTTACTCCGCCTTGCGTCGGCAAGGTTACGCTTCGGATGGTGAATCGGAATTGCAAATTCTGGATTacaagcaacagcagcatcGGGTGTTCCCACTTATTGCGGCGTCGTACTGTTTCTTTTTTACAGGAAAGCGCGTGATGGAGCAGCTCAAAGATATCGAAGACAAACTTGTGTCGAATAAGTCCATTTCCAAAGCAGCAGTCACAGATATCCACGCGTCCTCGTCGGCACTCAAATCATTTACAACAACAGTGGCAGCTGACGGGATTGAAGATTGTCGCAAAGCATGTGGTGGCCACGGCTTTTTGCAATGTTCTGGCCTCCCCGAACTGATTACGACCTACTTACAGAGTCCGACTGTGGAAGGTGACAATCAGATGTTGCCCCAGCAAGTCGTTAAGGTGCTACTTAAACTCGTCCAGACTGTACAGGACGACGGCGATTTATCTGACTACGTATCTTGCGATTCGTATGGTTTAATTTCCTCTCTACAGTCTAATTTGAAGGGCGTAAAAGAAGACTGCCGGATTGTTTCGGAAATCGACGTGATGAATTTGGACGCTTTACTGGCTGCTTTGTGTCACCGATCCGCTCGTCTTCTGGTGGGCGTAGCGTCTCAAATACAAGGCTCAATCTCAAGCGGCAAATCCTATCAGGAAGCTTGGAATGATGCTCTAGTAGAAATGGCCAGAGTCTCGCGTGCCTATTCTCAATTCCTCTTGCTTCGTAACTTCATGGAAGGCATCGACGGCGAAGAGAGGTCAGGTGCGATCGGTGTTGCCGAAGTGACCGTGCTGCAGAATCTCGCTCGACTTTTCGCCCTTTATTGGATGGAGAAGGAACTCGGTGACTTTTTAGAAGACGGTTACGTGACGGCCGACCATTCTCGATGGGTCCGAAGCGCTGTTTTgcagcttttggattgcaTTCGTACTGATGCGGTCTCTCTCGTAGATGCTCGAGACTTTTCTGACTTTAAGCTGAAGAGTGCTTTGGGTCGTTACGACGGGGATGTGTATCCTGCCATCTTAAAAGCTGCTTTGCGAGATCCTTTGAACCACTCGGATCCTGGACCTGGCTACGAACAGCACTTGAAACGGTTGATTGCTGGTGGTACTGGTACATATAAAGCGACAGTATCCCGTCTATAAGCTTAGGAAAACACTATTTGAATCTTTGGGGGCATCGGCGATCTGATAAACGCCTTGTTGAGATGCGGATGTCTTTCAAATCATGCTAGGTCAGTGTTATACCTGGACTTACAATCCACAAGTTTTTACTGGCCGCTTCGACATGCTTTCTCTCGTCGTGTAGGAACTTGAGTTTACTGTCGGGTTGGAGATTTGCGTAAAACAGAGACCGGCTTCTGTCTAGTTATTCCAGGAATTTTAAGCTTCTCTTACAATTGACTGCTTTTCGTATGTCGTAAAACGCTAAAAAACaggaattcacagtcacatgTCACACATTTTCAACAAGAAAGCGACCTGGAGCATCCGTGAACTTGTTTGAATTCGTCAATGGCAGAAAGAGAAGCAAATCgacttgactgtgagccaacCTACCAAACGTCCGCTATGAGAGATTTGAAAACGCTCGCCCAAATTTCTGTCTTGGCTGCGAGTGTAGTTACGGGACTGTCTTTTTCCCCACTATCCAAGAGTAAGGCAACTTTTCCCGGTGTACTCTCTCCTAAGTCGTCCGCTTCCTCTTTGTCAGCAACCACGCCGACGTCCCCATCGGCTAAAGCATTTACTACCAAGAGAGCCCGCGACTTGATGCAATCcttggtggaagaagatAAGTGCTATGTGACAGAAGCTGGTGCCAGAGCATTTGCCGAAGTTTGTGCTCCGGACGTGTTGATTGAAGATCGCTTCTTTCCGCAGCCCTATACGGGGAAAACAAATGCAGCCGCATACATTATGGAGCGCGTCGCCCAACGGAAAGGTAAGGGTGAAGTTCGCATTGATCGAATTAGCGATGGCGATATAGCTTGTGGATTTGCTTGGACTTGGACATGTGGCCAGGAAGAAGGATTGCGCGGAACTACCTTCGTCGAACTCAACGAAAACGGCCAGATCAAATACATCCAAGAAATTCCCGAGCCGTTGTTCAAACCAGGAAATCTGACCAAGGAATTGCTCCGGGCCGTCACGCAAGGCGCGGAACCGAAGCCAACAGTGtcttttgaaaagaaagcgCCGACGGCCGCCAATGAAGTGGCAAAGTACCTATACGTCGACCTGCAAAACGCCGAACCCGAAGCCGGCACTGCCGAGCTCATGCGATTTCTTGCCGACGACATTCTGTATCGCGATTTCAATTTTCAAAATCCTTTGACTAGTCCAGCCGAAGTGAAAGCCTTTGTCGATGATTTCTCGTTTCCTGGTATTGAATTTCGTCCCTTACGTTTTGACGACGGTGATTTGAGTACTTGCTTTACGTGGGAAGTAGTATTGGACGACGCACCAGATACAGTCAAGGGAATGAGTTTCTACGAGCTTGATCCGGAAACCCGAAAGATAGTGTACGTTCGGGATGTGCCCGAGTCAGCCATCAAGCCGCCGATTCTGGGTAAGCTTGCGCGAGATTTCCGACCAGGCTTGGGTGTCTTTCGAGGCGTTCCCCTTGGGAGTCGACCGGGAGGGAAATAGCGAAGACACAGTCCGTAATATTTTCGGATTCTCTTCTATTTCATCAAAGTATCACCAGGCTTTCAATATTTTCATTGTCTCTCCGATGTTGCGGGATTTCTCACTCCCTCACAAGGCACAGATACTAATCGAATACAACTCTATTTCTTCTTTATATTAATTCACGTTGACCAATTTTTTTTAGCAAGTTTTCGCAAAAGCATCTTCTAACACTAAGTCGACACCTTGCGCCACCTCTACAACTCCTCCCAAAAAATTTGCCAGTGCAGCATACAACAAGTCTATCATCCCGTGGCGCAGTCGCTCGATTTGAGCTACTACAACCTCATCAATTCGCCAAAGCGCACACGCCAGCACATATAGGCAATTACTAGTAGACGACTTTAAGTCCCACACTCCCGAGAGGGCGTTCAATTGTATCTCGTGCGCTTCTCACAAAAGATTTGACCTGTGCCAGCATGTCCCAGCATCCTTTTGTATTATTGGCTGTACCCTACAGCCGACAGCACCGGAGCAAGCAGTTGTGATtacgctcactgtcaattgtcGATCGCGGTGGTGGATGCATCCAACTCAAAAACTGCGGATTCGATGCCCGGAAATTCCGAAGCGTCGTCAAGATTGACTACTGGCGGCTTCAT
The Phaeodactylum tricornutum CCAP 1055/1 chromosome 7, whole genome shotgun sequence DNA segment above includes these coding regions:
- the AOX1 gene encoding precursor of oxidase acyl-coa oxidase (Catalyzes the desaturation of very long chain acyl-CoA to 2-trans-enoyl-CoA. Acyl-CoA + O(2) = trans-2,3-dehydroacyl-CoA + H(2)O(2). Uses FAD cofactor. First step of peroxisomal fatty acid beta-oxidation.), coding for MPVNEDLRRERARATFDVKQLTHMLDGGSDRTARRRQLQAIIERDPTGIFSNDDNAYLHRTDRHVRGLAKHVRMVELCRTLGIGDKYDGQVVMDPDFPVLLAALADDLPTALHWIMFVPNIVSLCDEEQQRAWLPLCRDWKMIGCYAQTELGHGSNVRALETTATFVSEDQDGTKGGSFVINSPTITSAKFWPGTLGRTANHAMVIARLIDGHGKDQGMHNFLVPLRSMKDHKLLPGVKSGDIGPKIGYNVMDNGFAQFDNVKIPRRNMAMRFAHVDERGRYSKKSVSAAASKISYITMMQVRAHICNEAGKNLAVACTIVTRYSALRRQGYASDGESELQILDYKQQQHRVFPLIAASYCFFFTGKRVMEQLKDIEDKLVSNKSISKAAVTDIHASSSALKSFTTTVAADGIEDCRKACGGHGFLQCSGLPELITTYLQSPTVEGDNQMLPQQVVKVLLKLVQTVQDDGDLSDYVSCDSYGLISSLQSNLKGVKEDCRIVSEIDVMNLDALLAALCHRSARLLVGVASQIQGSISSGKSYQEAWNDALVEMARVSRAYSQFLLLRNFMEGIDGEERSGAIGVAEVTVLQNLARLFALYWMEKELGDFLEDGYVTADHSRWVRSAVLQLLDCIRTDAVSLVDARDFSDFKLKSALGRYDGDVYPAILKAALRDPLNHSDPGPGYEQHLKRLIAGGTGTYKATVSRL
- a CDS encoding predicted protein produces the protein MAEREANRLDCEPTYQTSAMRDLKTLAQISVLAASVVTGLSFSPLSKSKATFPGVLSPKSSASSLSATTPTSPSAKAFTTKRARDLMQSLVEEDKCYVTEAGARAFAEVCAPDVLIEDRFFPQPYTGKTNAAAYIMERVAQRKGKGEVRIDRISDGDIACGFAWTWTCGQEEGLRGTTFVELNENGQIKYIQEIPEPLFKPGNLTKELLRAVTQGAEPKPTVSFEKKAPTAANEVAKYLYVDLQNAEPEAGTAELMRFLADDILYRDFNFQNPLTSPAEVKAFVDDFSFPGIEFRPLRFDDGDLSTCFTWEVVLDDAPDTVKGMSFYELDPETRKIVYVRDVPESAIKPPILGKLARDFRPGLGVFRGVPLGSRPGGK